The Pan paniscus chromosome 1, NHGRI_mPanPan1-v2.0_pri, whole genome shotgun sequence genome has a segment encoding these proteins:
- the ZNF281 gene encoding zinc finger protein 281 → MKIGSGFLSGGGGTGSSGGSGSGGGGSGGGGGSSSSGGRRAEMEPTFPQGMVMFNHRLPPVTSFTRPAGSAAPPPQCVLSSSTSAAPAAEPPPPPAPDMTFKKEPAASAAAFPSQRTSWGFLQSLVSIKQEKPADPEEQQSHHHHHHHHYGGLFAGAEERSPGLGGGEGGSHGVIQDLSILHQHVQQQPAQHHRDVLLSSSSRTDDHHGTEEPKQDTNVKKAKRPKPESQGIKAKRKPSASSKPSLVGDGEGAILSPSQKPHICDHCSAAFRSSYHLRRHVLIHTGERPFQCSQCSMGFIQKYLLQRHEKIHSREKPFGCDQCSMKFIQKYHMERHKRTHSGEKPYKCDTCQQYFSRTDRLLKHRRTCGEVIVKGATSAEPGSSNHNNMGNLAVLSQGNTSSSRRKTKSKSIAIENKEQKTGKTNESQISNNITMQSYSVEMPTVSSSGGIIGTGIDELQKRVPKLIFKKGSRKNTDKNYLNFVSPLPDIVGQKSLSGKPSGSLGIVSNNSVETIGLLQSTSGKQGQISSNYDDAMQFSKKRRYLPTASSNSAFSINVGHMVSQQSVIQSAGVSVLDNEAPLSLIDSSALNAEIKSCHDKSGIPDEVLQSILDQYSNKSESQKEDPFNIAEPRVDLHTSGEHSELVQEENLSPGTQTPSNDKASMLQEYSKYLQQAFEKSTNASFTLGHGFQFVSLSSPLHNHTLFPEKQIYTTSPLECGFGQSVTSVLPSSLPKPPFGMLFGSQPGLYLSALDATHQQLTPSQELDDLIDSQKNLETSSAFQSSSQKLTSQKEQKNLESSTGFQIPSQELASQIDPQKDIEPRTTYQIENFAQAFGSQFKSGSRVPMTFITNSNGEVDHRVRTSVSDFSGYTNMMSDVSEPCSTRVKTPTSQSYR, encoded by the coding sequence ATGAAAATCGGCAGTGGGTTCCTGAGTGGCGGCGGAGGTACCGGCAGTAGCGGTGGTAGCGGCTCCGGCGGCGGTGGtagtggcggcggcggcggcagcagcagcagcggcggcaGGAGGGCAGAGATGGAACCCACCTTTCCCCAGGGTATGGTTATGTTCAACCACCGTCTTCCCCCGGTCACCAGCTTCACCCGGCCGGCGGGGTCGGCCGCCCCTCCCCCGCAATGCGTGTTATCCTCCTCTACCTCCGCAGCCCCGGCCGCTGAGCCCCCCCCTCCGCCAGCCCCGGACATGACTTTCAAGAAGGAGCCGGCGGCGTCAGCCGCGGCCTTCCCCTCGCAGAGGACCTCCTGGGGGTTCTTGCAGTCTTTGGTTAGCATCAAACAGGAGAAACCCGCGGATCCTGAGGAGCAGCagtcccaccaccaccatcaccaccaccactatggGGGGCTGTTCGCTGGAGCTGAAGAGAGGTCTCCAGGCCTAGGAGGCGGTGAAGGGGGGAGTCACGGCGTCATCCAGGACCTCAGTATTCTCCACCAGCATGTCCAGCAGCAACCAGCCCAGCACCACCGTGACGTATTACTCAGCAGCAGTAGCAGGACTGATGACCACCATGGCACTGAGGAGCCAAAGCAGGACACTAATGTCAAAAAGGCAAAAAGGCCAAAGCCAGAATCTCAGGGAATCAAAGCCAAGAGGAAGCCAAGTGCATCTTCCAAACCTTCTTTGGTTGGAGATGGAGAAGGTGCCATCCTCTCCCCAAGTCAGAAACCTCATATCTGTGATCACTGTAGTGCTGCTTTCCGAAGCTCCTATCACCTGCGGAGACATGTCCTCATTCATACAGGAGAAAGACCTTTCCAGTGCAGCCAGTGTAGTATGGGTTTCATTCAGAAATACCTACTACAGAGACATGAGAAAATTCATAGTAGAGAGAAGCCATTTGGATGTGATCAGTGCAGCATGAAGTTTATTCAGAAGTACCATATGGAGAGACACAAGAGGACACATAGTGGAGAAAAGCCATATAAGTGTGACACTTGCCAACAGTATTTTTCAAGGACTGATAGATTGTTGAAGCACAGGCGCACATGTGGTGAAGTCATAGTTAAAGGAGCCACTAGTGCAGAACCTGGGTCATCAAACCATAACAATATGGGTAATCTGGCTGTGTTGTCTCAGGGAAATACAAGTTCttcaaggagaaaaacaaagtcGAAAAGCATAGCTATTGAAAATAAGGAACAGAAGACCGGTAAAACAAATGAATCGcaaatttcaaataatataaCCATGCAGAGTTACTCAGTAGAAATGCCTACCGTGTCTTCCAGTGGAGGCATAATTGGCACTGGAATAGATGAACTGCAGAAAAGGGTGCCAAAATTGATCTTTAAGAAAGGAAGCAGAAAGAATACAGATAAAAACTACCTTAACTTTGTGTCACCATTACCAGACATAGTAGGACAGAAATCCTTGTCTGGAAAACCAAGTGGCTCACTTGGCATAGTATCAAATAATAGTGTGGAGACCATTGGTCTTCTCCAAAGTACAAGTGGCAAACAAGGTCAGATAAGTAGTAATTATGATGATGCCATGcagttttcaaagaaaagaagatatttacCAACTGCCAGCAGCAACAGTGCCTTTTCTATAAACGTAGGACACATGGTCTCCCAACAGTCTGTCATTCAGTCTGCAGGTGTCAGTGTTTTGGACAATGAGGCACCATTGTCACTTATTGACTCCTCAGCTCTAAATGCTGAAATTAAATCTTGTCATGACAAGTCTGGAATTCCTGATGAGGTTTTACAAAGTATTTTGGATCAATACTCCAACAAATCAGAAAGCCAGAAAGAGGATCCTTTCAATATTGCAGAACCACGAGTGGATTTACACACCTCAGGAGAGCACTCAGAATTGGTTCAAGAAGAAAATTTGAGCCCAGGCACCCAAACACCTTCAAATGATAAAGCAAGTATGTTGCAAGAATACTCCAAATACCTCCAACAGGCTTTTGAAAAATCCACTAATGCAAGTTTTACTCTTGGACACGGTTTCCAATTTGTCAGTTTGTCTTCACCTCTCCACAACCACACTTtgtttccagaaaaacaaatatacacTACGTCTCCTTTGGAGTGTGGTTTCGGCCAATCTGTTACCTCAGTGTTGCCATCTTCATTGCCAAAGCCTCCTTTTGGGATGTTGTTTGGATCTCAGCCAGGTCTTTATTTGTCTGCTTTGGATGCTACACATCAGCAGTTGACACCTTCCCAGGAGCTGGATGATCTGATAGATTCTCAGAAGAACTTAGAGACTTCATCAGCCTTCCAGTCCTCATCTCAGAAATTGACTAGCCAGAAGGAACAGAAAAACTTAGAGTCTTCAACAGGCTTTCAGATTCCCTCTCAGGAGTTAGCTAGCCAGATAGATCCTCAGAAAGACATAGAGCCTAGAACAACGTATCAGATTGAGAACTTTGCACAAGCGTTTGGTTCTCAGTTTAAGTCGGGCAGCAGGGTGCCAATGACCTTTATCACTAACTCTAATGGAGAAGTGGACCATAGAGTAAGGACTTCAGTGTCAGATTTCTCAGGGTATACAAATATGATGTCTGATGTAAGTGAGCCATGTAGTACAAGAGTAAAGACACCCACCAGCCAGAGTTACAGGTAA